One genomic window of Micromonospora sp. WMMD1128 includes the following:
- a CDS encoding ABC transporter ATP-binding protein has protein sequence MVAPAQVESTTASTVTPPAGPIVRVRDLSKRFRRADGAETKAVDSVSFDVARGEFLVLLGPSGCGKTTLLRMIAGLETPDAGTVEIDGQPVYDHSRRLVVPPEKRRISMIFQSYALWPHMTVAQNVAYPLENRARKLPRPEIAARVQASLDQVHIGELGRQYPGQMSGGQQQRVALARALVAGNDLILFDEPLSNVDAKVREQLRAELVSMQRELGFAAVYVTHDQHEAMGLAHRIAVMGEGRFAQLGGPRDIYHDATSRYVANFVGTSNELPGPVTGPDGAGLAAVRTALGPVRGRLASDQLRDGDQAIALFRPERAHIAPATGASAENDGAATFTGTLKAALFLGPHTEYTVTCGEHVLRVWSNIRTELPEGATVEVTVDAADVRILQP, from the coding sequence ATGGTCGCACCCGCCCAGGTCGAGAGCACCACCGCCAGCACGGTTACGCCACCGGCGGGCCCCATCGTGCGGGTCCGGGACCTGTCCAAGCGGTTCCGCCGCGCCGACGGCGCCGAGACGAAAGCCGTCGACAGCGTCTCGTTCGATGTGGCGCGGGGCGAGTTCCTGGTCCTGCTCGGCCCGAGCGGCTGCGGCAAGACCACCCTGCTGCGCATGATCGCCGGACTGGAGACGCCGGACGCCGGCACCGTCGAGATCGACGGCCAACCGGTGTACGACCACAGCCGACGTCTGGTCGTCCCGCCCGAGAAACGGCGGATCAGCATGATCTTCCAGTCGTACGCGCTGTGGCCGCACATGACGGTGGCGCAGAACGTCGCGTATCCGCTGGAGAACCGGGCGCGGAAACTGCCCCGCCCGGAGATCGCCGCCCGGGTCCAGGCCAGCCTCGACCAGGTCCACATCGGCGAGCTGGGCCGGCAGTACCCCGGCCAGATGAGCGGTGGCCAGCAGCAGCGGGTGGCGCTGGCCCGGGCTCTGGTGGCCGGCAACGACCTCATTCTCTTCGACGAGCCGCTGTCCAACGTCGATGCCAAGGTCCGGGAGCAGCTGCGCGCCGAACTCGTCTCGATGCAACGGGAGCTGGGCTTCGCGGCCGTTTACGTCACCCACGACCAGCACGAGGCGATGGGGCTGGCGCACCGCATCGCGGTGATGGGGGAGGGACGGTTCGCCCAGCTCGGCGGCCCCCGCGACATCTACCACGACGCGACGTCCCGGTACGTGGCCAACTTTGTCGGCACCAGCAACGAGCTGCCGGGCCCCGTCACCGGGCCGGACGGCGCCGGGCTGGCCGCCGTCCGCACCGCCCTCGGCCCGGTACGCGGCCGGCTGGCCTCCGACCAGCTCCGCGACGGCGACCAGGCGATCGCGCTGTTCCGTCCCGAACGGGCCCACATCGCCCCCGCCACCGGCGCTTCCGCCGAGAACGACGGCGCGGCCACCTTCACCGGGACGCTCAAGGCGGCGCTGTTCCTCGGCCCGCACACCGAGTACACCGTGACCTGCGGTGAGCACGTGCTGCGGGTCTGGAGCAACATCCGCACCGAGCTGCCGGAGGGCGCCACCGTCGAGGTCACCGTCGACGCGGCCGACGTCCGCATCCTTCAGCCGTGA
- a CDS encoding phosphosulfolactate synthase produces MSTTPERSFPFLRLNERPDKPRTVGLTEIRGPYYTSFGPDHLRDLLESVGPHVDSFKFPGASMPLMSEATLKKFIDVCHDHNVEVSTGGLIEFVLTRGPDAVEQYFQAIARYEFDIVEISVGMLAIAASDYLRLIERGRKAGLKVKAEVGIQFGAGGTSSVEELAAEGTGDPSYAVQRARRAFDAGANLVMLESEGITEQVRAWRTDVPALFIAEFGLESVMFEAADPPVFEWYVKNYGPEVNVFIDHSQVYQLECLRSGIWGTKGLWGRVVSYKG; encoded by the coding sequence ATGAGCACCACCCCCGAGCGGTCCTTCCCGTTCCTGCGCCTCAACGAGCGGCCGGACAAGCCGCGCACCGTCGGGCTTACCGAGATCCGCGGTCCCTACTACACCTCGTTCGGTCCGGACCACCTGCGTGACCTGCTGGAGTCCGTCGGCCCGCACGTGGACTCGTTCAAGTTCCCCGGCGCGTCGATGCCGCTGATGTCTGAGGCGACCCTGAAGAAGTTCATCGACGTCTGCCACGACCACAACGTCGAGGTCTCCACCGGCGGGCTCATCGAGTTCGTGCTGACCCGGGGCCCCGACGCGGTGGAACAGTACTTCCAGGCCATCGCCCGGTACGAGTTCGACATCGTGGAGATCTCCGTCGGCATGCTGGCCATCGCCGCCTCCGACTACCTGCGGCTGATCGAACGCGGACGCAAAGCCGGACTCAAGGTGAAGGCCGAGGTCGGCATCCAGTTCGGGGCCGGCGGCACCTCGTCGGTGGAGGAGCTCGCCGCCGAGGGCACCGGCGACCCGAGCTACGCGGTGCAACGCGCCCGCCGCGCGTTCGACGCCGGCGCGAACCTGGTCATGCTGGAGTCCGAGGGGATCACCGAGCAGGTCCGCGCCTGGCGCACCGACGTGCCGGCGCTGTTCATCGCCGAGTTCGGCCTGGAGTCGGTGATGTTCGAGGCCGCCGACCCGCCGGTCTTCGAGTGGTACGTGAAGAACTACGGCCCCGAGGTCAACGTCTTCATCGACCACAGCCAGGTCTACCAGCTCGAATGCCTCCGCTCCGGGATCTGGGGCACCAAGGGCCTCTGGGGCCGGGTCGTCAGCTACAAGGGGTGA
- a CDS encoding MFS transporter → MTRRAVGWPLLVQAGLVLGGYAAVRPMTGYRAIELQAGNTGIGLLAASFSVLPLLLAYPVGRQADRFGPARLMVVGVVLFTGAGVLAMLAGSLPVLLVASALLGLGQLVSVVGQQATVAVSGTANLDRGFGLLTAAGAVGQAVGPLLAAGAASVPGVGPSPAAVGLAVGTAICAASALCLRPLLRAAPRSRAPAPRSSWRVAAGMVGVPGMAATLVAGGVVLAALDLLSVFLPAWADERGVPVAAVGGLLALRAVVTLLARLVVDRVVARAGRRLTMVASIAVAGLGLLVLPLVRLPGAAVIMLLLGIGLGVAQPLAMSWVADAARPGTRGAAMGLRLTANRLAQTALPVAVGAFSAGAAGVFWAVGALLALSAGALLRMPPDRTRPPAPPAKGL, encoded by the coding sequence GTGACCCGCCGGGCCGTCGGGTGGCCGCTGCTCGTCCAGGCCGGCCTGGTGCTGGGCGGGTACGCGGCCGTCCGCCCGATGACCGGGTACCGGGCCATCGAGTTGCAGGCCGGCAACACCGGCATCGGGCTGCTCGCGGCCAGCTTCTCGGTACTGCCGTTGCTGCTCGCGTACCCGGTGGGCCGGCAGGCCGACCGGTTCGGCCCGGCCCGGCTGATGGTGGTCGGCGTCGTGCTGTTCACCGGGGCGGGAGTGCTCGCCATGCTGGCCGGCAGCCTGCCGGTGCTGCTGGTGGCCAGCGCGCTGCTCGGTCTCGGCCAACTCGTCAGCGTCGTCGGCCAGCAGGCCACCGTCGCGGTGAGCGGCACCGCGAACCTCGACCGTGGTTTCGGCCTGCTCACCGCGGCCGGGGCGGTCGGGCAGGCGGTCGGCCCGCTGCTGGCTGCCGGGGCGGCGAGCGTCCCGGGCGTCGGCCCGTCACCGGCGGCCGTCGGGCTGGCCGTCGGCACGGCGATCTGCGCCGCCTCGGCGCTTTGCCTGAGACCATTGCTGCGGGCCGCGCCCCGGTCCCGCGCCCCGGCCCCCCGGTCGTCCTGGCGGGTGGCGGCCGGCATGGTCGGCGTACCCGGGATGGCCGCGACTCTGGTCGCCGGCGGCGTGGTGCTGGCGGCGCTCGACCTGCTCTCTGTCTTCCTGCCGGCCTGGGCCGACGAACGCGGCGTCCCGGTCGCGGCGGTGGGCGGGCTGCTCGCGCTGCGGGCAGTGGTCACCCTGCTCGCCCGGCTGGTCGTCGACCGGGTGGTGGCCCGCGCCGGCCGTCGGCTGACCATGGTGGCCTCGATCGCCGTCGCCGGGCTCGGCCTGCTGGTGCTGCCGCTGGTCCGGCTCCCCGGCGCCGCCGTGATCATGCTGCTCCTCGGGATCGGGCTGGGCGTGGCGCAACCGCTGGCAATGTCCTGGGTGGCCGACGCCGCCCGCCCCGGCACCCGGGGCGCCGCGATGGGCCTGCGGCTGACCGCGAACCGTCTCGCCCAGACCGCGCTGCCGGTCGCGGTGGGCGCCTTCTCCGCCGGCGCGGCCGGCGTGTTCTGGGCGGTCGGCGCGCTGCTCGCCCTCTCGGCGGGCGCCCTGCTCCGGATGCCTCCGGACCGAACCCGGCCGCCCGCTCCACCGGCGAAGGGACTGTAG
- a CDS encoding aldo/keto reductase encodes MTGPATVLLGDTGVRAPRVVLGTATFGAQCDEATSRDILDRALERGMSWLDTATSYPLGSGADAVGGTEELLGRWLPGRRDQVFLATKVYNRTGPAPWQLGLSRKHLLAAVDGSLARLGTDHIDLLQLHRYDRSTPIEETLAALDTLVRAGKVRYVGCCNFLAYQLARALTLGELAGLPRLRTAQLRYSLVRRGAEIEAFRLCREQRVAVLAFNLLAGGVLTGRYDRNRPPPAGSRFAVGAAGRRYTERYWTDATFATVDALSTVAARAGSTLAVLATAWGLRHPDVTAPIVGVSRVDQLDAVTDALELELPDDVWTEVDRLTAGHRHQVEDIEFESS; translated from the coding sequence ATGACCGGACCGGCCACCGTCCTGCTCGGCGACACCGGGGTACGGGCGCCCCGGGTCGTCCTGGGCACCGCCACCTTCGGCGCGCAGTGCGACGAGGCGACCTCCCGGGACATCCTGGACCGGGCGCTGGAGCGGGGCATGTCCTGGCTGGACACCGCGACCAGCTACCCGCTGGGCAGCGGCGCGGACGCCGTCGGCGGCACCGAGGAGCTGCTCGGCCGGTGGCTGCCCGGCCGGCGCGACCAGGTCTTCCTGGCCACCAAGGTCTACAACCGGACCGGGCCCGCCCCCTGGCAGCTCGGCCTGTCCCGCAAACACCTGCTGGCCGCCGTCGACGGGTCGCTGGCCCGACTCGGCACCGACCACATCGACCTGCTGCAACTGCACCGGTACGACCGATCGACGCCGATCGAGGAGACCCTGGCCGCGCTGGACACGCTGGTCCGCGCCGGCAAGGTCCGGTACGTGGGCTGCTGCAACTTCCTGGCGTACCAGCTCGCCCGGGCGCTCACCCTCGGCGAGCTGGCCGGGCTGCCCCGGCTGCGCACCGCGCAACTGCGGTACAGCCTGGTGCGACGCGGCGCGGAGATCGAGGCGTTCCGGCTGTGCCGGGAGCAGCGGGTCGCCGTGCTCGCGTTCAACCTGCTCGCCGGCGGCGTTCTGACCGGCCGGTACGACCGCAACCGGCCACCACCGGCGGGCAGCCGGTTCGCGGTGGGCGCGGCCGGCCGCCGCTACACCGAGCGGTACTGGACCGACGCCACGTTCGCCACCGTCGACGCCCTGTCGACGGTGGCCGCGCGGGCCGGGAGCACGCTCGCCGTGCTGGCCACCGCCTGGGGGCTGCGCCACCCGGACGTGACCGCGCCGATCGTCGGGGTGAGCCGGGTCGACCAGCTCGACGCGGTCACCGACGCGCTGGAGTTGGAGCTGCCCGACGACGTGTGGACCGAGGTGGACCGGCTCACCGCCGGACACCGCCACCAGGTCGAAGACATCGAGTTCGAGTCGAGCTGA
- the tcuA gene encoding FAD-dependent tricarballylate dehydrogenase TcuA encodes MSDYDYDVLVVGAGNAAFSAAHAAREQVSRVGMLEKATTAELGGNSYFTLGSFRATYHGLDDLRPILSELDEREADRYDLDPYPVESFAADMLRLTRGRTDPTLMRILVEDSFPTLRWLHGHGVKFKLQSDNQVFEVNGRKKFWGGGTIATVGGGIGLIEQHLAAAKATGIDVRAEHQMTGFLVGPTGAVEGVVCRTPQGERQIRARAVVLASGGFEADARLRAVHLGPGWDTAKVRGSRHNTGEGLMSALGIGAQAYGNWSGAHAVAWDINAGPYGNRVLTNKLQRHSYPFGITVNVEGDRFVDEGADFRNYTYAKIGSAILRQTGGLAYQIFDQRGVGLLRTDYGHDGASQVVADSIRELAEKLDLNPDRLERTISGYNASVGDRPFDPTVLDGLATSGLQPPKSNWAQPIDRPPYVAFPVGCAITFTYGGVRVDEDARVLNQADQPIPGLHAAGEVVGGLFYDNYPGGSGLMSGAVFGRRAGRTAARHSRDRG; translated from the coding sequence ATGAGCGACTACGACTACGACGTCCTCGTCGTCGGGGCCGGCAACGCCGCCTTCTCGGCCGCGCACGCCGCCCGGGAGCAGGTTTCCCGGGTCGGCATGCTGGAGAAGGCGACCACGGCGGAACTCGGCGGAAACTCCTACTTCACGCTCGGATCCTTCCGGGCCACCTACCACGGCCTCGACGACCTGCGCCCGATCCTCAGCGAGCTCGACGAGCGCGAGGCCGACCGGTACGACCTGGACCCGTACCCGGTGGAGAGCTTCGCCGCCGACATGCTCCGGCTCACCCGGGGCCGGACCGATCCGACCCTGATGCGGATCCTCGTCGAGGACTCCTTCCCCACCCTCCGGTGGCTGCACGGGCACGGGGTCAAGTTCAAGCTCCAGTCCGACAATCAGGTCTTCGAGGTCAACGGCCGGAAGAAGTTCTGGGGCGGCGGCACCATCGCCACCGTCGGCGGCGGCATCGGGCTCATCGAGCAGCACCTCGCCGCCGCCAAGGCCACCGGCATCGACGTGCGCGCCGAACACCAGATGACCGGCTTCCTGGTCGGCCCGACCGGGGCCGTGGAGGGCGTGGTGTGCCGCACCCCACAGGGCGAACGGCAGATCCGCGCCCGCGCGGTGGTGCTCGCCTCCGGCGGCTTCGAGGCCGACGCCCGGCTGCGGGCGGTGCACCTCGGCCCCGGCTGGGACACCGCCAAGGTGCGCGGCAGCCGGCACAACACCGGCGAGGGCCTGATGAGCGCGCTCGGCATCGGTGCGCAGGCGTACGGCAACTGGTCCGGCGCGCACGCGGTGGCCTGGGACATCAACGCCGGTCCGTACGGCAACCGGGTGCTCACCAACAAGCTGCAACGGCACTCGTACCCGTTCGGGATCACCGTCAACGTGGAGGGCGACCGGTTCGTCGACGAGGGGGCGGACTTCCGCAACTACACGTACGCCAAGATCGGGTCGGCGATCCTGCGGCAGACCGGCGGCCTCGCGTACCAGATCTTCGACCAGCGCGGCGTCGGCCTGCTTCGCACGGACTACGGCCACGACGGGGCCAGCCAGGTCGTCGCCGACTCGATCCGCGAGCTGGCCGAGAAGCTCGACCTGAACCCGGACCGGCTGGAGCGGACGATCAGCGGGTACAACGCGTCGGTCGGCGACCGACCGTTCGACCCGACCGTGCTGGACGGGCTGGCCACCAGCGGCCTCCAACCACCCAAGAGCAACTGGGCCCAACCGATCGACCGGCCCCCGTACGTCGCGTTCCCGGTCGGCTGCGCGATCACCTTCACCTACGGTGGAGTCCGCGTCGACGAGGACGCCCGGGTGCTCAACCAGGCCGACCAGCCGATCCCCGGCCTGCACGCGGCCGGCGAGGTGGTCGGCGGCCTCTTCTACGACAACTACCCCGGCGGCAGCGGGCTGATGTCCGGCGCGGTCTTCGGCCGCCGGGCCGGCCGGACCGCCGCCCGGCACAGCCGGGACCGGGGATGA